The Microbacterium sp. SORGH_AS_0862 genome has a segment encoding these proteins:
- a CDS encoding ATP-binding protein has product MGTDDTRRKLYSTVLVETGKGDRKARRQRQRAARQVLAQDQATTRAEAKARYETERAEARATTYLPRSGESGPAALRSPRRFRVPAHQDTSATLQGAYPFLAEGGLGSSGVFVGQDLYSSGSFVYDPWVLYQRGIITAPNLVLAGIVGSGKSSLAKSLYTRSIAFGRRVYVPGDPKGEHTPVAQAAGGKAIILGHGLGARLNPLDEGYRPAGIADHEWATTVAARRRDLIGALAETVLERSLTPLEHTAIDVALRATVSQSSVPILPMVVDRILAPDRTDDDDGRLGEDGRLVGHALRRLVAGDLAGLFDGPSTVRFDPSLPMLSLDLSRVVENSTLISVLMTCSSAWMESALLDPNGGQRWVVYDEAWRLMSHPSLLRRMDAHWRLARHYGLANLLIFHKLSDLENVGDQGSAMRALASSLLANAETRIIYRQESDQLGATAQALGLTGTERKLLPSLGTGQGLWRIKESSFVVQHQLHPAELQAFDTRSRMLDPTDDRPVRAPLHGGAGRDQ; this is encoded by the coding sequence ATGGGCACGGACGACACCCGCAGGAAGCTGTACTCGACCGTGCTGGTCGAGACCGGCAAGGGCGACCGGAAGGCGCGGCGGCAGCGGCAGCGCGCCGCCCGTCAGGTCCTCGCCCAGGACCAGGCCACCACCCGCGCCGAAGCGAAAGCACGGTACGAGACCGAGCGGGCCGAAGCTCGCGCCACCACCTACCTGCCGCGCAGCGGCGAGTCAGGGCCGGCAGCGCTGCGCTCACCGCGCCGGTTCCGTGTCCCGGCGCACCAGGACACCTCCGCCACGCTGCAGGGCGCGTACCCGTTCCTCGCCGAGGGCGGTCTCGGCTCCAGCGGGGTGTTCGTCGGTCAGGATCTCTACAGCTCCGGGTCGTTCGTCTACGACCCGTGGGTGCTCTACCAGCGCGGCATCATCACCGCCCCCAACCTCGTGCTGGCCGGGATCGTCGGCAGCGGCAAATCCAGCCTCGCGAAGTCGCTCTATACACGGTCGATCGCGTTCGGCAGGCGCGTGTACGTCCCCGGCGACCCGAAAGGCGAACACACCCCCGTGGCGCAAGCGGCCGGCGGGAAGGCGATCATCCTCGGCCACGGACTCGGCGCCCGCCTCAACCCCCTCGACGAGGGCTACCGGCCAGCCGGGATCGCCGACCACGAGTGGGCCACGACAGTCGCCGCCCGCCGGAGGGATCTGATCGGCGCGCTCGCGGAGACGGTCCTGGAGCGGTCGCTGACGCCGCTGGAGCACACCGCGATCGACGTCGCCCTACGCGCCACCGTCTCGCAGAGCTCGGTACCGATCCTGCCCATGGTGGTCGACCGCATCCTCGCCCCCGACCGGACCGACGACGATGACGGGCGCCTCGGTGAGGACGGACGGCTGGTCGGACACGCACTGCGACGCCTGGTCGCCGGTGACCTCGCCGGCCTGTTCGACGGACCCTCCACCGTCCGGTTCGACCCGTCGCTGCCGATGCTCTCGCTGGACCTGTCCCGCGTCGTGGAGAACAGCACGCTGATCAGCGTGCTGATGACGTGCTCGTCCGCATGGATGGAGTCCGCGCTGCTGGACCCGAACGGCGGGCAACGGTGGGTCGTCTACGACGAGGCGTGGCGACTCATGTCCCACCCGTCGCTGCTGCGCCGCATGGACGCCCACTGGAGGCTCGCGAGGCACTACGGCCTGGCCAACCTGCTCATCTTCCACAAGCTCAGCGACCTCGAAAACGTCGGCGACCAAGGCTCGGCGATGCGCGCATTGGCGTCCTCGCTGCTCGCGAACGCCGAGACCAGGATCATCTACCGCCAGGAATCCGACCAGCTCGGCGCGACCGCGCAGGCACTCGGGCTCACCGGAACAGAACGGAAACTGCTGCCCTCGCTGGGCACCGGGCAGGGGCTGTGGCGCATCAAGGAATCCTCCTTCGTCGTCCAGCATCAACTGCATCCCGCTGAGCTGCAAGCCTTCGACACTCGGTCCCGGATGCTCGATCCCACCGACGACCGGCCGGTCCGGGCACCGCTCCATGGCGGTGCAGGGAGGGACCAGTGA
- a CDS encoding PIN domain-containing protein, with protein MERKLLVVVDANVIIKDPLLRDRKWQVARDAISADRLRLVMPDVARLEAVGGYRRDRQEKVRQVKSIIRQSTDRAKAAAEGLIQVYLEESNNYESILDDRLREVGFEIPGPSERTHLEIAERAVNRLPPFDESGGGYRDTLLWLTALEQIAEPPFDNLILVSDDGVFTKRMSALAEELQRETAAELTVVRSIGNVEFPGEYETGDFDLSSIDVDTSEIVKMIKDGLPGMDITRWSPPGPDHAEVQQVDRVDLLAGTIDVRKRYGSSVYEVSADAIADIDARVLVIHDSYGQDVDFSEMSARWDLHVRWRGETEGERTRLSEESTVEVIGLDERRSPGR; from the coding sequence GTGGAGAGAAAATTGCTTGTCGTTGTCGACGCCAACGTGATCATCAAGGACCCGCTCTTGCGTGACCGCAAGTGGCAGGTAGCGCGTGATGCCATTAGCGCGGACCGTCTGCGGCTGGTGATGCCAGATGTTGCTCGACTGGAGGCAGTCGGAGGATACCGCCGTGACCGTCAGGAGAAGGTCCGACAGGTGAAAAGCATCATCCGGCAATCGACTGATCGAGCGAAAGCTGCGGCGGAAGGGCTCATCCAGGTCTATCTGGAAGAGAGCAACAACTACGAGTCGATCCTGGATGACCGCCTCCGCGAGGTCGGGTTCGAGATTCCAGGGCCCTCTGAACGCACCCACCTCGAGATCGCCGAACGCGCAGTGAACCGTCTGCCTCCGTTTGATGAGAGTGGGGGCGGATACCGCGACACGTTGCTCTGGCTCACTGCTCTTGAGCAGATCGCCGAGCCACCGTTTGACAATCTGATCCTCGTGTCCGATGACGGTGTATTCACGAAGCGAATGAGCGCCCTTGCCGAGGAGCTACAACGCGAGACCGCGGCCGAACTGACTGTGGTGCGCTCTATCGGTAACGTCGAGTTCCCTGGGGAGTATGAGACCGGCGACTTTGACCTGTCTAGCATCGACGTCGATACCTCAGAGATTGTCAAGATGATCAAGGATGGTCTCCCGGGTATGGACATCACGCGATGGAGCCCGCCGGGCCCCGACCACGCGGAAGTCCAGCAAGTTGATCGCGTAGATCTTCTGGCCGGAACCATCGACGTCAGGAAGCGCTACGGCTCCAGTGTTTACGAAGTCAGCGCCGATGCGATCGCAGACATCGACGCTCGAGTACTCGTCATCCATGACAGCTACGGCCAGGATGTGGATTTCTCAGAGATGTCGGCGCGATGGGATCTGCATGTGCGTTGGCGAGGTGAGACTGAGGGCGAACGGACGCGGCTTAGTGAGGAGAGCACCGTTGAGGTGATCGGACTGGACGAGCGCAGGAGCCCAGGGCGCTGA
- a CDS encoding HNH endonuclease signature motif containing protein produces MKDAAAMSPEDAEAAMLEGLLAGLEKTRASIAALEALELNLLATARQIAADRTSRLSDPSARAHEMPLRDIAAEFATALHANDRGMQNELHDAADIARRLPRSLAALAEGRISRRHLRAIHEASAGLDGRELTAYDDRAAAAASEMSVNRLRPILRRLAEQAQQRPLTERHREARMQRGVFVRDLPDGMAELTAVLPVIEAHGAHDRLTRMAHLVRDAHDPETDPRTIDQLRADILSDLLLTSTAADTADAPHPGIDAVHAHVRITIPATTLLGTTDAGAELVGVSPVDAESARRLAGGAAAWTRVLTHPVTGNVEGVDRYRPSEDQRRLLRVRDERCRFPGCRMPTHRCDIDHTVDWAHGGTTHVDNLAHLCRRHHSLKHATPWRVRLGPDGVLEWTSPQGRQHRDSPASRVVFTDAADPPF; encoded by the coding sequence ATGAAGGATGCAGCGGCGATGAGCCCCGAGGACGCCGAAGCGGCGATGCTCGAGGGCCTGCTCGCCGGTCTCGAGAAGACCCGCGCATCCATCGCCGCGCTCGAAGCACTCGAGCTGAACCTGCTCGCGACCGCCCGCCAGATCGCCGCCGACCGCACCTCTCGTCTGTCCGATCCGTCGGCCCGAGCGCACGAGATGCCGCTGCGCGACATCGCCGCGGAGTTCGCGACCGCCCTGCACGCGAACGACCGCGGCATGCAGAACGAGCTGCACGACGCCGCCGACATCGCCCGCCGGCTGCCGCGCTCCCTCGCCGCCCTGGCCGAGGGTCGCATCTCGCGCCGGCACCTGCGCGCGATCCACGAGGCGTCCGCCGGGCTCGACGGACGCGAGCTCACGGCATACGACGATCGTGCCGCCGCGGCCGCCTCCGAGATGTCCGTCAACCGTCTGCGCCCGATCCTCCGCCGGCTGGCCGAGCAGGCGCAGCAGCGTCCGCTCACCGAACGCCACCGCGAGGCCCGCATGCAGCGCGGCGTCTTCGTACGCGACCTCCCCGACGGCATGGCCGAGCTCACCGCCGTCCTGCCCGTCATCGAGGCTCACGGCGCCCACGATCGCCTCACGCGGATGGCGCACCTCGTGCGCGACGCCCACGACCCCGAAACCGATCCGCGCACGATCGACCAGCTGCGCGCCGACATCCTCAGCGATCTCCTGCTCACCTCGACCGCCGCCGACACCGCCGACGCCCCACACCCGGGTATCGACGCCGTGCACGCGCACGTGCGCATCACGATCCCCGCCACCACGCTCCTCGGCACGACGGATGCGGGCGCCGAGCTCGTCGGGGTCAGCCCCGTCGACGCTGAGAGCGCCCGCCGCCTCGCCGGGGGTGCCGCCGCATGGACGCGGGTTCTCACGCATCCGGTCACCGGCAACGTCGAGGGCGTCGACCGGTACCGGCCCAGCGAAGACCAGCGGCGCCTGCTGCGGGTGCGCGACGAGCGGTGCCGCTTCCCCGGGTGCCGCATGCCCACCCACCGCTGCGACATCGACCACACGGTCGACTGGGCGCACGGCGGAACCACGCACGTCGACAATCTCGCGCACCTCTGCCGCCGACATCACTCGCTCAAACACGCCACACCGTGGCGCGTCAGGCTCGGGCCCGACGGCGTTCTCGAGTGGACCAGCCCGCAGGGCCGACAGCACCGCGACTCCCCCGCATCCCGCGTCGTCTTCACGGATGCGGCCGACCCGCCGTTCTAG
- a CDS encoding type IV secretory system conjugative DNA transfer family protein: MPPAQPRPANDAFVNIALGGLLAVVAFGGVLGLSGSIAAFLTGQPQPTAGITDGLGVLATPADPGTALGTPGLNPFAYWAVVLLLLGILTAAGVFAWRAISRARAATNPHHLAGTATGAEVARVASGRALVERANTLRPSLTGKPEPGDVGYLLGTSKGGQVWATVEDSILLIGPPRSGKGLHVVINSILDAPGAVITTSTRPDNLTATLRARERTGPVAVFDPQQLAPGLSAGMRWSPVRGCQDPLTAMIRAKGLATSTGFGGVQDAGFWEGKTTSAIQALLHAAALDGRDARTLYQWALNPTLAGDAVRILSTHPGAADGWADSLDAMVQADPRTRDSIWQGVSLALAALADPRVLDAVSPAVGEEFHPESFLRAGGTLYLLATGAGAGASAALVAAFIEDLVEAARKIAARSPGARMDPPLLLALDEIGNLSPLPCLPTLMAEGGGTGITTLPVLQSLAQAREGWGENAANAIWDASIVKVILGGASNSRDLQDLSTLIGDRDETTDSVTTDAYGAHSMQRSVRRVPILPPDVLRTLPFGTGVVMLRTARPIITTLRPWPRRPDAAQLNQDRTAVERLLRAGA; the protein is encoded by the coding sequence ATGCCTCCTGCCCAGCCTCGTCCCGCCAACGACGCGTTCGTGAACATCGCATTGGGCGGCCTGCTCGCCGTCGTCGCGTTCGGCGGTGTGCTCGGCCTCTCCGGCAGCATCGCCGCATTCCTCACCGGGCAGCCACAACCCACCGCCGGGATCACCGACGGGCTCGGCGTTCTCGCAACCCCGGCGGACCCTGGCACCGCGCTCGGGACGCCGGGCCTGAACCCGTTCGCGTACTGGGCCGTCGTGCTCCTGCTGCTGGGCATCCTGACGGCGGCAGGCGTGTTCGCGTGGCGCGCGATCAGCCGCGCCCGCGCCGCGACCAACCCGCACCACCTCGCCGGCACCGCCACCGGCGCCGAGGTCGCCCGCGTCGCCTCCGGGAGAGCCCTCGTCGAGCGCGCCAACACGCTCCGCCCGTCTCTGACCGGCAAGCCAGAGCCGGGCGATGTCGGCTACCTGCTCGGGACGAGCAAGGGCGGGCAGGTGTGGGCGACCGTGGAAGACAGCATCCTGCTCATCGGCCCGCCCCGATCCGGGAAGGGCCTGCATGTGGTCATCAACAGCATCCTCGACGCGCCCGGCGCGGTGATCACGACCTCCACGCGCCCCGACAACCTCACCGCGACCCTGCGCGCACGAGAGCGCACCGGTCCGGTCGCGGTGTTCGACCCGCAGCAACTGGCGCCCGGCCTGTCGGCGGGGATGCGATGGTCGCCGGTGCGCGGCTGCCAGGACCCGCTCACCGCGATGATCCGCGCCAAGGGACTGGCGACCTCGACCGGGTTCGGCGGGGTCCAGGACGCCGGCTTCTGGGAAGGCAAGACCACCTCCGCCATCCAGGCGCTGCTCCACGCCGCCGCGCTCGACGGCCGTGACGCCCGCACGCTCTACCAGTGGGCACTGAACCCCACGTTGGCAGGAGATGCCGTCCGCATCCTGTCCACGCATCCCGGCGCCGCCGACGGGTGGGCGGACTCCCTCGACGCGATGGTGCAAGCCGATCCCCGCACCCGCGACTCGATCTGGCAAGGCGTCTCTCTCGCCCTCGCCGCCCTCGCCGACCCCCGCGTGCTGGACGCCGTGTCCCCAGCCGTCGGCGAGGAGTTCCACCCGGAATCCTTCCTGCGCGCCGGCGGCACCCTCTACCTGCTCGCCACCGGCGCCGGTGCGGGAGCATCGGCGGCGCTGGTGGCCGCGTTCATCGAGGACCTCGTTGAGGCGGCCCGCAAGATCGCCGCACGCTCGCCTGGCGCCCGGATGGACCCGCCGCTGCTGCTCGCTCTGGACGAGATCGGCAACCTGTCGCCCTTGCCGTGCCTTCCCACGCTGATGGCCGAAGGCGGCGGCACCGGGATCACGACCCTCCCCGTGCTCCAGTCCCTCGCCCAGGCGCGGGAGGGATGGGGCGAGAACGCCGCCAACGCGATCTGGGACGCGTCCATCGTCAAAGTCATCCTCGGCGGCGCGTCCAACTCCCGCGATCTGCAAGACCTGTCCACCCTCATCGGAGATCGGGACGAGACCACCGACAGCGTGACCACCGACGCGTACGGGGCGCACTCCATGCAGCGGTCGGTGCGACGTGTGCCGATCCTCCCGCCCGACGTGTTGCGCACCCTGCCGTTCGGTACCGGCGTGGTCATGCTGCGCACCGCCCGCCCGATCATCACCACCCTGCGTCCCTGGCCGCGGCGACCCGACGCCGCGCAGCTGAACCAGGACCGCACAGCGGTGGAACGGCTCCTTCGGGCAGGAGCGTGA
- a CDS encoding site-specific integrase: MSSAESAPPPVPPFGVKVTTDLEYRASGIRARARWIDPQTRRRVVRALVVPDEDAAEAFFNDLRRSSEIGIDRRITFTDYLATIGDRWTRGLDPTSTADGYKVGLRLRVLPALGHLPLSQITAGMIDRTIDDWEKTHSPSTIKNTIAPLVRVLDEAVRDDVLASNPARNRSRRSLGKSALIVPAEQTSPRAHALPDLATLNRLAQACGLVHQSYSDFVMLSALLASRGSEIAGLRVGDVNWDTNIVTIERQTYPGSGGLVTKQTKGRAGRPVPILNALKPVLERLTENREPDERLLRGPRGGVLTTASVRDATKWDDLVTGLGLPSLTRHGLRHTGATWMADAGIPLHVLQRILGHKSIETTRGYLHPDTRHLASAAKQANAFLDAQEQQPVSAQRAPETRRSPQR; the protein is encoded by the coding sequence ATGAGCAGCGCTGAGAGTGCACCGCCGCCGGTCCCGCCGTTCGGGGTGAAGGTCACCACCGATCTTGAGTACCGGGCCTCCGGCATCCGTGCCCGCGCACGGTGGATCGACCCGCAGACGAGGCGACGTGTCGTCCGCGCGCTCGTCGTGCCGGACGAAGACGCCGCCGAAGCATTCTTCAACGACCTGCGGCGCTCCTCGGAGATCGGCATCGACCGGCGCATCACCTTCACCGACTACCTCGCCACGATCGGCGACCGATGGACACGCGGTCTGGACCCGACCTCGACGGCCGACGGATACAAGGTCGGGCTGCGGCTGCGCGTCCTCCCCGCGCTCGGGCACCTGCCGCTCTCCCAGATCACCGCGGGCATGATCGACCGCACCATCGACGACTGGGAGAAGACGCACTCCCCCTCCACGATCAAGAACACCATCGCCCCGCTCGTGCGAGTCCTCGACGAAGCCGTGCGCGACGACGTGCTCGCCAGCAACCCCGCCCGCAACCGCTCCCGACGAAGCCTCGGCAAATCGGCGCTGATCGTCCCCGCCGAACAAACCTCGCCCCGCGCGCACGCGCTCCCGGATCTCGCAACACTCAACCGGCTCGCCCAGGCGTGCGGCCTCGTGCACCAGAGCTACTCGGACTTCGTCATGCTCAGCGCGCTGCTCGCCTCCCGCGGGTCGGAGATCGCCGGCCTCCGCGTCGGCGACGTCAACTGGGACACGAACATCGTCACCATCGAGCGGCAAACCTACCCCGGCTCCGGCGGACTGGTCACCAAGCAGACGAAAGGACGAGCCGGGCGCCCGGTGCCCATCCTTAACGCACTCAAGCCGGTCCTGGAACGCCTCACGGAGAATCGCGAGCCAGATGAACGCCTGTTGCGCGGCCCCCGCGGCGGGGTCCTGACCACAGCGAGCGTGCGCGACGCGACCAAATGGGACGACCTCGTCACCGGCTTGGGCCTGCCCTCACTCACCCGGCACGGGCTCCGCCACACCGGAGCGACCTGGATGGCCGACGCGGGCATCCCGCTGCACGTGCTGCAACGCATCCTCGGGCACAAATCCATCGAAACCACCCGCGGCTACCTCCACCCCGACACCCGGCACCTCGCCTCCGCCGCCAAGCAGGCCAATGCATTCCTCGACGCTCAAGAACAGCAGCCAGTATCCGCGCAGCGCGCTCCCGAGACACGGCGCTCACCGCAGCGTTGA
- a CDS encoding SCO6880 family protein — MAATDYELSPVKFSRLTTRGIILGLSLPQVIALATGAVVFIAALYTGGPAALYTAPVWLSAAVLAVVGVGGRKLIEWVPITAHWVWRKAARQTAYRRRIVKPRPAGTLALPGDAAPLRQYEDPESGAVMVHDPHAQTLTAILEVTHSAFVLMDPREQERRVHGWGRVLSTVCRSGRIARVQVLERTVPDSGSGLSQWWSEHGRDDGSWVAQTYAELIERAGPAGERHITTLSLALDMRAAGRQIRAAGGGIKGAAEVLRQEMHTLTTALRAADLKPSDRYTPGDLAVMLRTAYDPQVAATLDRAAEIGRDLATAGPVAVEETWSRLRSDSAHHAVLWVSQWPRSQVYPGFLAPILLSSGIRRAVTLLYDPVRSDQAARDIRKKKTEYVSDAAQRQRIGQIEDASQSAEYADVLQQEADLTAGHGVLRYTGLIAISAPSVDELDAAVAAIEQAAIQASCETRLLVGQQAQAFVAAALPLGRGL; from the coding sequence ATGGCCGCCACCGACTACGAGCTGAGCCCGGTGAAGTTCTCCCGTCTCACCACCCGCGGGATCATCCTGGGACTATCCCTGCCGCAGGTGATCGCCCTGGCCACCGGCGCGGTCGTGTTCATCGCCGCGCTCTACACCGGCGGCCCCGCTGCCCTGTACACGGCACCGGTCTGGCTGTCCGCAGCCGTGCTGGCCGTCGTGGGCGTGGGCGGGCGGAAGCTGATCGAGTGGGTGCCGATCACCGCACACTGGGTCTGGCGCAAAGCCGCACGCCAGACCGCATACCGGCGCCGGATCGTGAAACCGCGCCCCGCGGGGACCCTGGCTCTGCCCGGCGATGCGGCGCCCCTGCGGCAGTACGAGGATCCCGAGTCCGGGGCCGTGATGGTGCACGACCCGCACGCGCAGACCCTCACCGCGATCCTCGAGGTCACCCACTCCGCGTTCGTCCTGATGGACCCCCGCGAGCAGGAGCGGCGCGTGCACGGCTGGGGCCGGGTGCTGTCCACGGTGTGCCGGTCCGGTCGGATCGCCCGCGTGCAGGTCCTCGAGCGCACCGTCCCCGACTCCGGCTCCGGACTGTCGCAGTGGTGGAGCGAGCACGGCCGCGACGACGGTTCCTGGGTCGCGCAGACCTACGCCGAGCTGATCGAACGCGCCGGTCCCGCCGGAGAACGCCACATCACCACCCTCTCGCTCGCCCTGGACATGCGCGCCGCCGGACGGCAGATCCGCGCCGCTGGGGGCGGCATCAAGGGCGCCGCCGAAGTGCTGCGGCAGGAGATGCACACCCTGACCACCGCGCTGCGCGCCGCCGACCTCAAACCGTCGGACCGGTACACGCCCGGTGATCTCGCGGTGATGCTTCGCACCGCCTACGACCCGCAGGTCGCCGCCACCCTTGACCGCGCCGCCGAGATCGGCCGTGACCTCGCCACCGCCGGCCCTGTCGCGGTCGAGGAGACCTGGAGCAGGCTGCGATCGGACTCCGCCCACCACGCGGTGCTGTGGGTGTCGCAGTGGCCCCGATCCCAGGTCTACCCGGGGTTCCTTGCCCCGATCCTGCTCTCCAGCGGCATCCGCCGCGCGGTGACGCTGCTGTACGACCCGGTCCGCTCCGACCAGGCCGCACGGGACATCCGCAAGAAGAAGACCGAGTACGTCTCCGATGCCGCCCAGCGGCAACGGATCGGGCAGATCGAGGACGCCTCGCAGTCCGCGGAGTACGCCGACGTGCTGCAGCAGGAGGCGGACCTCACCGCCGGACACGGGGTGCTGCGCTACACCGGGCTGATCGCGATCTCCGCACCGAGCGTGGACGAGCTCGACGCCGCGGTCGCCGCGATCGAACAGGCCGCGATCCAGGCCTCCTGCGAGACCCGCCTGCTGGTCGGCCAGCAAGCACAGGCGTTCGTCGCCGCAGCGCTGCCGCTCGGCCGCGGTCTGTGA
- a CDS encoding RNA-binding S4 domain-containing protein — protein MTDAASPVRVDSWLWAVRVYKTRSAATTACRAGHVRIGGDRAKAAQLVRPGDEVRVRIAGFDRILVVRQTIVKRVSAPLAALAAEDKTPPPPPRELTAFVPVRDRGAGRPTKRERRDIDRLRGRSADD, from the coding sequence ATGACGGATGCGGCATCCCCCGTTCGGGTCGACTCGTGGCTCTGGGCCGTCCGCGTCTACAAGACGCGATCCGCCGCCACGACCGCCTGCCGCGCCGGCCACGTCCGCATCGGCGGCGACCGCGCCAAGGCCGCGCAGCTCGTGCGCCCCGGCGACGAGGTGCGCGTGCGGATCGCCGGTTTCGACCGCATTCTCGTCGTGCGTCAGACCATCGTGAAGCGCGTCAGCGCACCCCTCGCCGCCCTCGCCGCGGAAGACAAGACTCCCCCGCCTCCGCCGCGCGAGCTGACCGCGTTCGTCCCGGTCCGAGACCGCGGCGCGGGGCGTCCGACCAAGCGCGAACGGCGCGATATCGACCGGCTGCGGGGGCGTTCCGCCGACGACTGA
- a CDS encoding AlpA family transcriptional regulator, protein MNDTDPGPALVSPLLDSREVAAYLKVSESTLSRWRTDQKGPPFLRLGGGVIRYRLDAVDAWLSALLADEQR, encoded by the coding sequence ATGAACGACACGGACCCCGGGCCGGCGCTCGTGTCGCCTCTGCTCGACAGCCGAGAGGTCGCCGCCTACCTGAAGGTCTCGGAGTCGACCCTGTCCCGATGGCGCACCGACCAGAAAGGCCCGCCGTTCCTGCGCCTGGGCGGTGGGGTCATCCGGTACCGGCTCGACGCCGTCGACGCGTGGCTCTCAGCGCTGCTCGCCGATGAGCAGCGCTGA
- a CDS encoding SRPBCC domain-containing protein: protein MSAARDSVSVAHVVAATRDVVWRALTVDRATWWPDLRFDAVIGAPLVETWIEAGRQRQAHGVVTRCEEPELLAFRWREDGWSAPLEVTFRLEPHGSATSVTITERGFRLADVPPTLADEHEEGWSYHLARLARTCGAHGDE from the coding sequence GTGAGTGCTGCGCGGGATTCCGTCTCCGTCGCACACGTGGTTGCGGCCACCCGGGATGTCGTCTGGCGCGCACTCACCGTCGATCGGGCGACGTGGTGGCCGGATCTGCGTTTCGACGCGGTGATCGGCGCGCCGCTCGTCGAGACCTGGATCGAGGCGGGGCGGCAGCGGCAGGCTCATGGGGTCGTCACGCGCTGCGAGGAGCCGGAGCTGCTTGCGTTCCGTTGGCGGGAGGACGGGTGGTCGGCGCCGCTCGAGGTGACGTTCCGTCTGGAACCTCATGGTTCGGCGACCTCCGTGACGATCACGGAGAGGGGCTTTCGTCTCGCGGATGTGCCGCCGACGCTCGCCGATGAGCACGAGGAGGGGTGGAGCTACCACCTCGCGCGACTGGCGCGGACGTGCGGAGCGCACGGAGACGAGTGA
- a CDS encoding GNAT family N-acetyltransferase has product MSEIQVLPATSARFDEVENALTGGGDGRACQCQWWMMPGSRFSALSVEEKTDLLREETAASTPPGLVATVDGVGAGWVRVGLRPDHERLARTKLYGKTSPEPWTDASTWAISCFSVRKEFRGQGLTRRLLDAAVAFARENGARLVEAYPVDTAETKTSSNELFHGALTTFLEAGFVETARPRADRPIVALDLG; this is encoded by the coding sequence ATGAGCGAGATCCAGGTGCTTCCCGCGACGAGCGCACGCTTCGACGAGGTCGAGAACGCCCTCACCGGCGGCGGCGACGGCCGGGCGTGTCAATGCCAGTGGTGGATGATGCCGGGCAGCCGCTTCAGCGCGCTGAGCGTCGAGGAGAAGACCGACCTCCTGCGTGAGGAGACGGCCGCATCCACCCCGCCGGGGCTCGTCGCCACGGTCGACGGCGTCGGCGCGGGCTGGGTGCGCGTGGGGCTCCGGCCCGACCACGAACGGCTCGCGCGCACGAAGCTCTACGGCAAGACCTCCCCCGAACCCTGGACCGACGCCAGCACCTGGGCCATCAGCTGTTTCTCCGTGCGAAAAGAGTTCCGCGGGCAGGGCCTCACCCGTCGCCTCCTCGACGCGGCCGTCGCCTTCGCGCGCGAGAACGGCGCGCGCCTCGTCGAGGCCTACCCGGTCGACACCGCCGAGACCAAGACCTCGTCGAATGAACTCTTCCACGGTGCGCTGACGACATTCCTCGAGGCGGGATTCGTCGAGACCGCGCGACCCCGCGCCGACCGGCCGATCGTCGCGCTCGACCTCGGCTGA
- a CDS encoding single-stranded DNA-binding protein produces the protein MAIPTREALSGFIATDPQLTETTGGGHRFYARVGIEQFQRNEDGSFTQLDSQFTDLVMFDRAAQRAAEKFQKGDNFIAEGRSNTREYQGEQREQFIASRIGHDNNRTTYTVDRSRQERTGADREAPERTAGERDPAAVALAQREQALQTEAAAGNGGAAQVDRAAVAR, from the coding sequence ATGGCCATTCCCACGCGCGAGGCCCTGTCGGGGTTCATCGCCACCGATCCGCAGCTGACCGAGACCACCGGCGGCGGGCACCGCTTCTACGCCCGCGTCGGCATCGAGCAGTTCCAGCGCAACGAGGACGGCTCGTTCACGCAACTCGACTCGCAGTTCACCGACCTCGTGATGTTCGACAGGGCCGCCCAGCGTGCGGCGGAGAAGTTCCAGAAGGGCGACAACTTCATCGCCGAGGGCCGCAGCAACACCCGCGAGTACCAGGGCGAGCAGCGCGAACAGTTCATCGCCTCCCGCATCGGCCACGACAACAACCGCACCACCTACACCGTCGACCGGTCCCGCCAGGAGCGCACCGGCGCGGACCGTGAGGCGCCGGAGCGGACGGCCGGGGAAAGGGACCCGGCTGCCGTCGCGCTCGCACAGCGCGAGCAGGCCCTCCAGACCGAGGCCGCCGCCGGAAACGGTGGTGCCGCCCAGGTCGATCGCGCAGCGGTCGCCCGATGA